A genomic segment from Spinacia oleracea cultivar Varoflay chromosome 3, BTI_SOV_V1, whole genome shotgun sequence encodes:
- the LOC110782465 gene encoding uncharacterized protein isoform X1 — MEILTTWCLQLCQMDCKVDPSGECSRNGLLIHREKHGLSPRIPPFFKVMFGKNFSQHLFVPPKFSELLRSSVGEKAYLEDSTGQKWAVALSDVLGSLAFQKGWDEFTKDHGLELGDFLLFRYTTESCFFVEIYGRDGYEKTYPGVQSFKNKIPKTTSNSITRKSPSDPLYEKRKPSQENDRSNVCAVSRSKVDISDNIRIHDDVNDVQNSLVVEENVQSQEFSIERPQLVPKVDFLVEPCFLIDRETSFSREDDRERLFDLSALELPGIKPSFTSKKAGAFHEAHTGDASIDTKNSPLIGALHEAHTGDASIDTNKSPLIQGAFHKAHTGDATIDTKKSLLIQENVVPSKNYEDKSEVQINEDEPKSGDPILEQPSKASSSSKEVEDDEGNQIPYRDNDNMMPSSSNNVELTFMMGPHIKPSTTTEVTRTNDIPSFLEENDNVIPESMNNDEETLIPHGKPSSIIPPSKKWGRLKSTISKIVAKKKTGGKWVPGGPSKPSLAEGDSRAKKKAYPVLVKELVDELCSIRRDWIADAGFWSISDPKVEFRVEPCFPTNRETSFAGKDDRERLFNLSALELPDMKPSFTSKKAGAFHGTHTGDASINKKQSPLIISAFHEAHTGDSSIDTNKSALLQSASHNAHTGDASIDKNKSPISLGAFHEAHTGDASIGTMKTPLIQENVVPSKNNEEKLPSSVSKPFLSVSPSLNLCSRSVPPSKTIRESHTCEPSAASGFSQPPGNSEENSEVEMQINEDEPKSRDPILEQSSKVSSSSKEVEDNEGSFHGDNDNVRLSSSNIAEQTFVMRPHIKPSTTKEVTNTHDISSFPEENDNVIPVSMKNDEETLIPHGKPSTTAQDLATPLNGGPVIHNNPPSKKRGRPKKIISEIEAKNKTPGKWVPGGPGRPPLGQGESKAKMQHSALRTYPGLVKELVDELCPIRRDWVVGAGFGSILDLKITKVNRYFMTWLEGRWDWKRQVLRIREDYEIVIDEKMISWITGVPIGSYNFPKRRTENKELTQLEKEYYGKKGIDYVRVYNKCLLELDDKDVFLRHFVLLTFGSLFCMNKCNFITPKLLSILKKEYITDPSEWNWCGFLYDWIAGHGKEQGKASALILLIAYLDRIKYTATSRSWKTDSPRIGAWQTEDLIEVIAQDMGPDGSFGHSEVVRDVVYGEPYPVGKPLTPPPWFNRRGQNKVGKPIPSSNEALKVDNRPRILRNLRQRHHKIKTGTGI; from the exons ATGGAAATTCTCACTACCTG GTGCTTACAATTGTGCCAAATGGATTGCAAGGTTGACCCGTCTGGTGAATGTTCGAGAAACGGTTTGCTGATCCATCGAGAAAAACATGGTCTTTCTCCAAGGATTCCACCGTTTTTTAAAGTCATGTTTGGCAAGAACTTTTCTCAACATCTG TTTGTGCCTCCCAAATTTAGCGAACTTCTTCGTTCATCAGTCGGAGAAAAAGCATATCTCGAGGATTCAACCGGACAGAAATGGGCAGTGGCCCTGTCTGACGTACTGGGCTCTCTTGCCTTCCAGAAGGGATGGGATGAGTTTACCAAGGATCACGGCCTTGAGCTAGGTGATTTTCTGTTATTCCGCTACACAACGGAATCGTGTTTCTTTGTTGAAATTTATGGAAGAGATGGATATGAAAAAACATATCCTGGTGTACAGAGCTTTAAGAACAAGATACCTAAAACTACCAGCAATTCAATTACGAGGAAATCTCCTTCCGATCCATTGTATGAAAAACGAAAACCATCTCAAGAAAACGACCGTTCCAATGTCTGTGCTGTTTCCCGATCAAAGGTTGACATCAGTGACAACATTCGGATTCATGATGATGTAAATGATGTACAAAATTCACTTGTGGTAGAAGAAAATGTTCAAAGCCAGGAATTCAGCATTGAAAGGCCCCAGCTGGTTCCGAAGGTTGATTTTCTAGTGGAGCCATGCTTCCTTATTGACAGAGAAACAAGTTTTTCCAGAGAAGACGATAGGGAACGTCTGTTTGATCTATCTGCCTTGGAGTTGCCCGGCATAAAACCAAGTTTCACCTCCAAGAAGGCAGGTGCATTTCATGAAGCTCATACGGGAGATGCTTCAATTGATACGAAGAATTCCCCACTTATAGGTGCACTTCATGAAGCTCATACGGGAGATGCTTCAATTGATACGAACAAGTCCCCACTTATTCAAGGTGCATTTCACAAAGCTCATACTGGAGATGCTACAATTGATACAAAGAAGTCCCTACTTATTCAAGAAAATGTAGTACCTTCAA AAAATTATGAAGATAAATCCGAAGTGCAAATAAATGAGGATGAACCGAAATCAGGGGACCCCATTTTAGAACAACCGTCCAAGGCATCTTCTTCCTCAAAAGAG GTAGAGGATGATGAAGGGAATCAGATTCCTTATAGGGATAATGACAATATGATGCCTTCCTCAAGCAACAATGTTGAGTTGACCTTCATGATGGGTCCCCATATCAAACCTTCAACAACAACAGAAGTGACACGCACAAACGACATTCCTTCCTTTCTTGAGGAAAATGACAATGTTATACCTGAGTCAATGAACAATGATGAGGAGACCTTGATACCCCATGGAAAACCTTCCTCAATAATACCCCCTTCCAAAAAGTGGGGGAGGCTTAAAAGTACCATATCGAAAATAGTGGCTAAAAAGAAGACGGGTGGAAAATGGGTTCCGGGTGGACCAAGCAAGCCTTCCTTGGCAGAGGGAGATAGTAGGGCAAAGAAGAAG GCATACCCTGTTCTTGTGAAAGAGTTGGTTGATGAACTATGTTCTATACGGCGTGATTGGATTGCTGATGCTGGGTTTTGGTCCATTTCGGATCCGAAAGTTGAGTTTCGAGTGGAGCCATGCTTCCCGACTAACAGAGAAACAAGTTTTGCCGGAAAAGACGATAGGGAACGTCTGTTTAATCTATCTGCCTTGGAGTTACCCGACATGAAACCAAGTTTCACTTCCAAGAAGGCAGGTGCATTTCATGGAACTCATACTGGAGATGCTTCAATTAATAAAAAGCAGTCCCCACTTATTATAAGTGCATTTCATGAAGCTCATACTGGAGATTCTTCAATTGATACGAACAAGTCTGCACTTCTTCAAAGTGCATCTCACAATGCTCATACTGGAGATGCTTCAATCGATAAGAACAAGTCCCCAATTAGTCTAGGTGCATTTCATGAAGCTCATACTGGAGATGCTTCAATTGGTACAATGAAGACCCCACTTATTCAAGAAAATGTAGTACCTTCAA AAAATAATGAAGAAAAGTTGCCAAGTTCGGTAAGCAAACCATTTCTCAGTGTTTCTCCAAGTCTTAACTTGTGTTCCAGATCGGTTCCTCCCTCGAAGACTATCCGTGAATCACACACTTGTGAGCCTTCAGCTGCATCAGGTTTTAGTCAGCCACCAG GAAATTCTGAAGAAAATTCTGAAGTTGAAATGCAGATAAATGAAGATGAACCAAAATCACGGGATCCCATTTTGGAACAATCGTCCAAGGTATCTTCTTCCTCAAAAGAG GTAGAGGACAATGAAGGGTCCTTTCACGGGGATAATGACAATGTGAGGCTTTCCTCAAGCAACATTGCTGAGCAGACCTTCGTGATGCGTCCCCATATCAAACCTTCAACAACAAAAGAAGTGACAAACACACACGACATTTCTTCTTTTCCTGAGGAAAATGACAATGTGATACCTGTGTCAATGAAAAATGATGAGGAGACCTTGATACCCCATGGAAAACCTTCCACAACAGCACAAGATTTGGCCACGCCATTAAATGGGGGCCCAGTAATCCATAACAACCCCCCTTCCAAAAAGCGGGGGAGGCCTAAAAAAATCATATCAGAAATAGAAGCTAAAAACAAGACGCCTGGAAAATGGGTTCCGGGTGGACCAGGCAGGCCTCCCTTGGGACAGGGAGAAAGTAAGGCAAAAATGCAG CACTCTGCATTGAGGACATACCCTGGTCTTGTGAAAGAGTTGGTTGATGAACTATGTCCTATAAGGCGTGATTGGGTTGTTGGTGCTGGATTTGGGTCCATTTTGGATCTGAAAATTACAAAGGTGAACAGATATTTTATGACTTGGTTGGAGGGCAGATGGGATTGGAAGAGACAAGTGTTGCGTATACGTGAAGATTATGAGATTGTCATAGACGAGAAGATGATATCTTGGATCACAGGAGTTCCAATTGGGAGTTACAACTTTCCTAAACGGAGAACAGAGAACAAGGAACTAACACAATTGGAAAAAGAATATTACGGTAAAAAGGGAATTGATTACGTTCGTGTGTACAACAAGTGTTTGCTTGAATTGGACGACAAGGACGTGTTTCTGAGACATTTCGTACTACTAACCTTTGGAAGCCTGTTTTGCATGAATAAGTGCAACTTTATCACCCCTAAGTTATTGTCTATCCTTAAGAAAGAATACATCACCGACCCTTCTGAGTGGAACTGGTGTGGGTTCCTTTATGACTGGATTGCAGGGCATGGTAAAGAACAAGGAAAAGCATCTGCGCTCATTTTGTTG ATTGCATATCTTGACAGGATTAAGTACACTGCTACATCGAGAAGTTGGAAAACAGATTCACCACGAATCGGTGCTTGGCAGACAGAGGATCTGATTGAAGTTATTGCACAAGATATGGGACCAGATGGAAGTTTTGGCCACTCCGAA GTTGTGCGTGATGTGGTGTATGGTGAACCATACCCAGTTGGAAAACCCTTGACACCACCTCCATGGTTTAATCGAAGGGGTCAAAACAAGGTTGGGAAACCAATTCCGTCGTCAAATGAAGCATTGAAGGTCGACAATCGTCCTAGGATACTTCGGAATCTTCGCCAAAGACATCATAAAATCAAAACG
- the LOC110782465 gene encoding uncharacterized protein isoform X5, with amino-acid sequence MEILTTWCLQLCQMDCKVDPSGECSRNGLLIHREKHGLSPRIPPFFKVMFGKNFSQHLFVPPKFSELLRSSVGEKAYLEDSTGQKWAVALSDVLGSLAFQKGWDEFTKDHGLELGDFLLFRYTTESCFFVEIYGRDGYEKTYPGVQSFKNKIPKTTSNSITRKSPSDPLYEKRKPSQENDRSNVCAVSRSKVDISDNIRIHDDVNDVQNSLVVEENVQSQEFSIERPQLVPKVDFLVEPCFLIDRETSFSREDDRERLFDLSALELPGIKPSFTSKKAGAFHEAHTGDASIDTKNSPLIGALHEAHTGDASIDTNKSPLIQGAFHKAHTGDATIDTKKSLLIQENVVPSKNYEDKSEVQINEDEPKSGDPILEQPSKASSSSKEVEDDEGNQIPYRDNDNMMPSSSNNVELTFMMGPHIKPSTTTEVTRTNDIPSFLEENDNVIPESMNNDEETLIPHGKPSSIIPPSKKWGRLKSTISKIVAKKKTGGKWVPGGPSKPSLAEGDSRAKKKAYPVLVKELVDELCSIRRDWIADAGFWSISDPKVEFRVEPCFPTNRETSFAGKDDRERLFNLSALELPDMKPSFTSKKAGAFHGTHTGDASINKKQSPLIISAFHEAHTGDSSIDTNKSALLQSASHNAHTGDASIDKNKSPISLGAFHEAHTGDASIGTMKTPLIQENVVPSKNNEEKLPSSVSKPFLSVSPSLNLCSRSVPPSKTIRESHTCEPSAASGNSEENSEVEMQINEDEPKSRDPILEQSSKVEDNEGSFHGDNDNVRLSSSNIAEQTFVMRPHIKPSTTKEVTNTHDISSFPEENDNVIPVSMKNDEETLIPHGKPSTTAQDLATPLNGGPVIHNNPPSKKRGRPKKIISEIEAKNKTPGKWVPGGPGRPPLGQGESKAKMQHSALRTYPGLVKELVDELCPIRRDWVVGAGFGSILDLKITKVNRYFMTWLEGRWDWKRQVLRIREDYEIVIDEKMISWITGVPIGSYNFPKRRTENKELTQLEKEYYGKKGIDYVRVYNKCLLELDDKDVFLRHFVLLTFGSLFCMNKCNFITPKLLSILKKEYITDPSEWNWCGFLYDWIAGHGKEQGKASALILLIAYLDRIKYTATSRSWKTDSPRIGAWQTEDLIEVIAQDMGPDGSFGHSEVVRDVVYGEPYPVGKPLTPPPWFNRRGQNKVGKPIPSSNEALKVDNRPRILRNLRQRHHKIKTGTGI; translated from the exons ATGGAAATTCTCACTACCTG GTGCTTACAATTGTGCCAAATGGATTGCAAGGTTGACCCGTCTGGTGAATGTTCGAGAAACGGTTTGCTGATCCATCGAGAAAAACATGGTCTTTCTCCAAGGATTCCACCGTTTTTTAAAGTCATGTTTGGCAAGAACTTTTCTCAACATCTG TTTGTGCCTCCCAAATTTAGCGAACTTCTTCGTTCATCAGTCGGAGAAAAAGCATATCTCGAGGATTCAACCGGACAGAAATGGGCAGTGGCCCTGTCTGACGTACTGGGCTCTCTTGCCTTCCAGAAGGGATGGGATGAGTTTACCAAGGATCACGGCCTTGAGCTAGGTGATTTTCTGTTATTCCGCTACACAACGGAATCGTGTTTCTTTGTTGAAATTTATGGAAGAGATGGATATGAAAAAACATATCCTGGTGTACAGAGCTTTAAGAACAAGATACCTAAAACTACCAGCAATTCAATTACGAGGAAATCTCCTTCCGATCCATTGTATGAAAAACGAAAACCATCTCAAGAAAACGACCGTTCCAATGTCTGTGCTGTTTCCCGATCAAAGGTTGACATCAGTGACAACATTCGGATTCATGATGATGTAAATGATGTACAAAATTCACTTGTGGTAGAAGAAAATGTTCAAAGCCAGGAATTCAGCATTGAAAGGCCCCAGCTGGTTCCGAAGGTTGATTTTCTAGTGGAGCCATGCTTCCTTATTGACAGAGAAACAAGTTTTTCCAGAGAAGACGATAGGGAACGTCTGTTTGATCTATCTGCCTTGGAGTTGCCCGGCATAAAACCAAGTTTCACCTCCAAGAAGGCAGGTGCATTTCATGAAGCTCATACGGGAGATGCTTCAATTGATACGAAGAATTCCCCACTTATAGGTGCACTTCATGAAGCTCATACGGGAGATGCTTCAATTGATACGAACAAGTCCCCACTTATTCAAGGTGCATTTCACAAAGCTCATACTGGAGATGCTACAATTGATACAAAGAAGTCCCTACTTATTCAAGAAAATGTAGTACCTTCAA AAAATTATGAAGATAAATCCGAAGTGCAAATAAATGAGGATGAACCGAAATCAGGGGACCCCATTTTAGAACAACCGTCCAAGGCATCTTCTTCCTCAAAAGAG GTAGAGGATGATGAAGGGAATCAGATTCCTTATAGGGATAATGACAATATGATGCCTTCCTCAAGCAACAATGTTGAGTTGACCTTCATGATGGGTCCCCATATCAAACCTTCAACAACAACAGAAGTGACACGCACAAACGACATTCCTTCCTTTCTTGAGGAAAATGACAATGTTATACCTGAGTCAATGAACAATGATGAGGAGACCTTGATACCCCATGGAAAACCTTCCTCAATAATACCCCCTTCCAAAAAGTGGGGGAGGCTTAAAAGTACCATATCGAAAATAGTGGCTAAAAAGAAGACGGGTGGAAAATGGGTTCCGGGTGGACCAAGCAAGCCTTCCTTGGCAGAGGGAGATAGTAGGGCAAAGAAGAAG GCATACCCTGTTCTTGTGAAAGAGTTGGTTGATGAACTATGTTCTATACGGCGTGATTGGATTGCTGATGCTGGGTTTTGGTCCATTTCGGATCCGAAAGTTGAGTTTCGAGTGGAGCCATGCTTCCCGACTAACAGAGAAACAAGTTTTGCCGGAAAAGACGATAGGGAACGTCTGTTTAATCTATCTGCCTTGGAGTTACCCGACATGAAACCAAGTTTCACTTCCAAGAAGGCAGGTGCATTTCATGGAACTCATACTGGAGATGCTTCAATTAATAAAAAGCAGTCCCCACTTATTATAAGTGCATTTCATGAAGCTCATACTGGAGATTCTTCAATTGATACGAACAAGTCTGCACTTCTTCAAAGTGCATCTCACAATGCTCATACTGGAGATGCTTCAATCGATAAGAACAAGTCCCCAATTAGTCTAGGTGCATTTCATGAAGCTCATACTGGAGATGCTTCAATTGGTACAATGAAGACCCCACTTATTCAAGAAAATGTAGTACCTTCAA AAAATAATGAAGAAAAGTTGCCAAGTTCGGTAAGCAAACCATTTCTCAGTGTTTCTCCAAGTCTTAACTTGTGTTCCAGATCGGTTCCTCCCTCGAAGACTATCCGTGAATCACACACTTGTGAGCCTTCAGCTGCATCAG GAAATTCTGAAGAAAATTCTGAAGTTGAAATGCAGATAAATGAAGATGAACCAAAATCACGGGATCCCATTTTGGAACAATCGTCCAAG GTAGAGGACAATGAAGGGTCCTTTCACGGGGATAATGACAATGTGAGGCTTTCCTCAAGCAACATTGCTGAGCAGACCTTCGTGATGCGTCCCCATATCAAACCTTCAACAACAAAAGAAGTGACAAACACACACGACATTTCTTCTTTTCCTGAGGAAAATGACAATGTGATACCTGTGTCAATGAAAAATGATGAGGAGACCTTGATACCCCATGGAAAACCTTCCACAACAGCACAAGATTTGGCCACGCCATTAAATGGGGGCCCAGTAATCCATAACAACCCCCCTTCCAAAAAGCGGGGGAGGCCTAAAAAAATCATATCAGAAATAGAAGCTAAAAACAAGACGCCTGGAAAATGGGTTCCGGGTGGACCAGGCAGGCCTCCCTTGGGACAGGGAGAAAGTAAGGCAAAAATGCAG CACTCTGCATTGAGGACATACCCTGGTCTTGTGAAAGAGTTGGTTGATGAACTATGTCCTATAAGGCGTGATTGGGTTGTTGGTGCTGGATTTGGGTCCATTTTGGATCTGAAAATTACAAAGGTGAACAGATATTTTATGACTTGGTTGGAGGGCAGATGGGATTGGAAGAGACAAGTGTTGCGTATACGTGAAGATTATGAGATTGTCATAGACGAGAAGATGATATCTTGGATCACAGGAGTTCCAATTGGGAGTTACAACTTTCCTAAACGGAGAACAGAGAACAAGGAACTAACACAATTGGAAAAAGAATATTACGGTAAAAAGGGAATTGATTACGTTCGTGTGTACAACAAGTGTTTGCTTGAATTGGACGACAAGGACGTGTTTCTGAGACATTTCGTACTACTAACCTTTGGAAGCCTGTTTTGCATGAATAAGTGCAACTTTATCACCCCTAAGTTATTGTCTATCCTTAAGAAAGAATACATCACCGACCCTTCTGAGTGGAACTGGTGTGGGTTCCTTTATGACTGGATTGCAGGGCATGGTAAAGAACAAGGAAAAGCATCTGCGCTCATTTTGTTG ATTGCATATCTTGACAGGATTAAGTACACTGCTACATCGAGAAGTTGGAAAACAGATTCACCACGAATCGGTGCTTGGCAGACAGAGGATCTGATTGAAGTTATTGCACAAGATATGGGACCAGATGGAAGTTTTGGCCACTCCGAA GTTGTGCGTGATGTGGTGTATGGTGAACCATACCCAGTTGGAAAACCCTTGACACCACCTCCATGGTTTAATCGAAGGGGTCAAAACAAGGTTGGGAAACCAATTCCGTCGTCAAATGAAGCATTGAAGGTCGACAATCGTCCTAGGATACTTCGGAATCTTCGCCAAAGACATCATAAAATCAAAACG
- the LOC110782465 gene encoding uncharacterized protein isoform X4, which translates to MDCKVDPSGECSRNGLLIHREKHGLSPRIPPFFKVMFGKNFSQHLFVPPKFSELLRSSVGEKAYLEDSTGQKWAVALSDVLGSLAFQKGWDEFTKDHGLELGDFLLFRYTTESCFFVEIYGRDGYEKTYPGVQSFKNKIPKTTSNSITRKSPSDPLYEKRKPSQENDRSNVCAVSRSKVDISDNIRIHDDVNDVQNSLVVEENVQSQEFSIERPQLVPKVDFLVEPCFLIDRETSFSREDDRERLFDLSALELPGIKPSFTSKKAGAFHEAHTGDASIDTKNSPLIGALHEAHTGDASIDTNKSPLIQGAFHKAHTGDATIDTKKSLLIQENVVPSKNYEDKSEVQINEDEPKSGDPILEQPSKASSSSKEVEDDEGNQIPYRDNDNMMPSSSNNVELTFMMGPHIKPSTTTEVTRTNDIPSFLEENDNVIPESMNNDEETLIPHGKPSSIIPPSKKWGRLKSTISKIVAKKKTGGKWVPGGPSKPSLAEGDSRAKKKAYPVLVKELVDELCSIRRDWIADAGFWSISDPKVEFRVEPCFPTNRETSFAGKDDRERLFNLSALELPDMKPSFTSKKAGAFHGTHTGDASINKKQSPLIISAFHEAHTGDSSIDTNKSALLQSASHNAHTGDASIDKNKSPISLGAFHEAHTGDASIGTMKTPLIQENVVPSKNNEEKLPSSVSKPFLSVSPSLNLCSRSVPPSKTIRESHTCEPSAASGFSQPPGNSEENSEVEMQINEDEPKSRDPILEQSSKVSSSSKEVEDNEGSFHGDNDNVRLSSSNIAEQTFVMRPHIKPSTTKEVTNTHDISSFPEENDNVIPVSMKNDEETLIPHGKPSTTAQDLATPLNGGPVIHNNPPSKKRGRPKKIISEIEAKNKTPGKWVPGGPGRPPLGQGESKAKMQHSALRTYPGLVKELVDELCPIRRDWVVGAGFGSILDLKITKVNRYFMTWLEGRWDWKRQVLRIREDYEIVIDEKMISWITGVPIGSYNFPKRRTENKELTQLEKEYYGKKGIDYVRVYNKCLLELDDKDVFLRHFVLLTFGSLFCMNKCNFITPKLLSILKKEYITDPSEWNWCGFLYDWIAGHGKEQGKASALILLIAYLDRIKYTATSRSWKTDSPRIGAWQTEDLIEVIAQDMGPDGSFGHSEVVRDVVYGEPYPVGKPLTPPPWFNRRGQNKVGKPIPSSNEALKVDNRPRILRNLRQRHHKIKTGTGI; encoded by the exons ATGGATTGCAAGGTTGACCCGTCTGGTGAATGTTCGAGAAACGGTTTGCTGATCCATCGAGAAAAACATGGTCTTTCTCCAAGGATTCCACCGTTTTTTAAAGTCATGTTTGGCAAGAACTTTTCTCAACATCTG TTTGTGCCTCCCAAATTTAGCGAACTTCTTCGTTCATCAGTCGGAGAAAAAGCATATCTCGAGGATTCAACCGGACAGAAATGGGCAGTGGCCCTGTCTGACGTACTGGGCTCTCTTGCCTTCCAGAAGGGATGGGATGAGTTTACCAAGGATCACGGCCTTGAGCTAGGTGATTTTCTGTTATTCCGCTACACAACGGAATCGTGTTTCTTTGTTGAAATTTATGGAAGAGATGGATATGAAAAAACATATCCTGGTGTACAGAGCTTTAAGAACAAGATACCTAAAACTACCAGCAATTCAATTACGAGGAAATCTCCTTCCGATCCATTGTATGAAAAACGAAAACCATCTCAAGAAAACGACCGTTCCAATGTCTGTGCTGTTTCCCGATCAAAGGTTGACATCAGTGACAACATTCGGATTCATGATGATGTAAATGATGTACAAAATTCACTTGTGGTAGAAGAAAATGTTCAAAGCCAGGAATTCAGCATTGAAAGGCCCCAGCTGGTTCCGAAGGTTGATTTTCTAGTGGAGCCATGCTTCCTTATTGACAGAGAAACAAGTTTTTCCAGAGAAGACGATAGGGAACGTCTGTTTGATCTATCTGCCTTGGAGTTGCCCGGCATAAAACCAAGTTTCACCTCCAAGAAGGCAGGTGCATTTCATGAAGCTCATACGGGAGATGCTTCAATTGATACGAAGAATTCCCCACTTATAGGTGCACTTCATGAAGCTCATACGGGAGATGCTTCAATTGATACGAACAAGTCCCCACTTATTCAAGGTGCATTTCACAAAGCTCATACTGGAGATGCTACAATTGATACAAAGAAGTCCCTACTTATTCAAGAAAATGTAGTACCTTCAA AAAATTATGAAGATAAATCCGAAGTGCAAATAAATGAGGATGAACCGAAATCAGGGGACCCCATTTTAGAACAACCGTCCAAGGCATCTTCTTCCTCAAAAGAG GTAGAGGATGATGAAGGGAATCAGATTCCTTATAGGGATAATGACAATATGATGCCTTCCTCAAGCAACAATGTTGAGTTGACCTTCATGATGGGTCCCCATATCAAACCTTCAACAACAACAGAAGTGACACGCACAAACGACATTCCTTCCTTTCTTGAGGAAAATGACAATGTTATACCTGAGTCAATGAACAATGATGAGGAGACCTTGATACCCCATGGAAAACCTTCCTCAATAATACCCCCTTCCAAAAAGTGGGGGAGGCTTAAAAGTACCATATCGAAAATAGTGGCTAAAAAGAAGACGGGTGGAAAATGGGTTCCGGGTGGACCAAGCAAGCCTTCCTTGGCAGAGGGAGATAGTAGGGCAAAGAAGAAG GCATACCCTGTTCTTGTGAAAGAGTTGGTTGATGAACTATGTTCTATACGGCGTGATTGGATTGCTGATGCTGGGTTTTGGTCCATTTCGGATCCGAAAGTTGAGTTTCGAGTGGAGCCATGCTTCCCGACTAACAGAGAAACAAGTTTTGCCGGAAAAGACGATAGGGAACGTCTGTTTAATCTATCTGCCTTGGAGTTACCCGACATGAAACCAAGTTTCACTTCCAAGAAGGCAGGTGCATTTCATGGAACTCATACTGGAGATGCTTCAATTAATAAAAAGCAGTCCCCACTTATTATAAGTGCATTTCATGAAGCTCATACTGGAGATTCTTCAATTGATACGAACAAGTCTGCACTTCTTCAAAGTGCATCTCACAATGCTCATACTGGAGATGCTTCAATCGATAAGAACAAGTCCCCAATTAGTCTAGGTGCATTTCATGAAGCTCATACTGGAGATGCTTCAATTGGTACAATGAAGACCCCACTTATTCAAGAAAATGTAGTACCTTCAA AAAATAATGAAGAAAAGTTGCCAAGTTCGGTAAGCAAACCATTTCTCAGTGTTTCTCCAAGTCTTAACTTGTGTTCCAGATCGGTTCCTCCCTCGAAGACTATCCGTGAATCACACACTTGTGAGCCTTCAGCTGCATCAGGTTTTAGTCAGCCACCAG GAAATTCTGAAGAAAATTCTGAAGTTGAAATGCAGATAAATGAAGATGAACCAAAATCACGGGATCCCATTTTGGAACAATCGTCCAAGGTATCTTCTTCCTCAAAAGAG GTAGAGGACAATGAAGGGTCCTTTCACGGGGATAATGACAATGTGAGGCTTTCCTCAAGCAACATTGCTGAGCAGACCTTCGTGATGCGTCCCCATATCAAACCTTCAACAACAAAAGAAGTGACAAACACACACGACATTTCTTCTTTTCCTGAGGAAAATGACAATGTGATACCTGTGTCAATGAAAAATGATGAGGAGACCTTGATACCCCATGGAAAACCTTCCACAACAGCACAAGATTTGGCCACGCCATTAAATGGGGGCCCAGTAATCCATAACAACCCCCCTTCCAAAAAGCGGGGGAGGCCTAAAAAAATCATATCAGAAATAGAAGCTAAAAACAAGACGCCTGGAAAATGGGTTCCGGGTGGACCAGGCAGGCCTCCCTTGGGACAGGGAGAAAGTAAGGCAAAAATGCAG CACTCTGCATTGAGGACATACCCTGGTCTTGTGAAAGAGTTGGTTGATGAACTATGTCCTATAAGGCGTGATTGGGTTGTTGGTGCTGGATTTGGGTCCATTTTGGATCTGAAAATTACAAAGGTGAACAGATATTTTATGACTTGGTTGGAGGGCAGATGGGATTGGAAGAGACAAGTGTTGCGTATACGTGAAGATTATGAGATTGTCATAGACGAGAAGATGATATCTTGGATCACAGGAGTTCCAATTGGGAGTTACAACTTTCCTAAACGGAGAACAGAGAACAAGGAACTAACACAATTGGAAAAAGAATATTACGGTAAAAAGGGAATTGATTACGTTCGTGTGTACAACAAGTGTTTGCTTGAATTGGACGACAAGGACGTGTTTCTGAGACATTTCGTACTACTAACCTTTGGAAGCCTGTTTTGCATGAATAAGTGCAACTTTATCACCCCTAAGTTATTGTCTATCCTTAAGAAAGAATACATCACCGACCCTTCTGAGTGGAACTGGTGTGGGTTCCTTTATGACTGGATTGCAGGGCATGGTAAAGAACAAGGAAAAGCATCTGCGCTCATTTTGTTG ATTGCATATCTTGACAGGATTAAGTACACTGCTACATCGAGAAGTTGGAAAACAGATTCACCACGAATCGGTGCTTGGCAGACAGAGGATCTGATTGAAGTTATTGCACAAGATATGGGACCAGATGGAAGTTTTGGCCACTCCGAA GTTGTGCGTGATGTGGTGTATGGTGAACCATACCCAGTTGGAAAACCCTTGACACCACCTCCATGGTTTAATCGAAGGGGTCAAAACAAGGTTGGGAAACCAATTCCGTCGTCAAATGAAGCATTGAAGGTCGACAATCGTCCTAGGATACTTCGGAATCTTCGCCAAAGACATCATAAAATCAAAACG